A DNA window from Pontimonas salivibrio contains the following coding sequences:
- a CDS encoding ABC transporter ATP-binding protein: MSTGQESTPGFVSLRGVSKNFDGVTAVNKLDLDIPSGEFFSMLGPSGSGKTTVLRMIAGFETVTAGKISIDGEDVTELAPFDRTVNTVFQDYALFPHMTIQENVEYGLRTRREPKAQRAEKALEAIDRVKLAHLANQLPHQLSGGQRQRIALARALVLRPKVLLLDEPLGALDKQLREKMQIELKSIQREAGITFIFVTHDQEEAMTMSDRIAVFNEGRIEQLGTPVEVYEKPASSFVAGFLGVSNLLSGDQAKALVGRDELVNLRPERLRLHASDYVAAAGETTTEGVVTEVIYTGAHTNFVVQAQADSRLIATSLNEESPEQLHSFVPGDKVVVAWRNHHVATIPA; the protein is encoded by the coding sequence GTGAGCACTGGACAAGAGTCGACTCCTGGGTTTGTCTCACTGCGCGGAGTATCCAAGAATTTTGACGGGGTCACCGCAGTCAACAAATTAGACCTGGATATCCCCTCGGGCGAGTTTTTTTCCATGTTGGGCCCTTCGGGTTCGGGAAAAACGACTGTGCTGCGCATGATTGCCGGGTTTGAAACGGTCACCGCCGGAAAAATCTCGATCGATGGCGAAGACGTCACCGAACTCGCCCCCTTCGATCGCACCGTGAATACCGTGTTTCAGGACTATGCGCTGTTTCCTCACATGACCATTCAAGAAAACGTTGAATACGGTCTTCGCACGAGGCGCGAACCGAAAGCACAGCGTGCCGAAAAAGCTCTGGAAGCCATTGACCGAGTGAAACTGGCCCACCTGGCCAACCAACTGCCCCACCAGCTCTCTGGTGGGCAACGCCAGCGCATCGCGCTGGCTCGAGCATTGGTGTTGCGTCCAAAAGTGCTCTTGCTCGATGAACCCCTCGGGGCTCTGGATAAGCAACTGCGCGAGAAGATGCAGATTGAGTTGAAATCAATCCAACGCGAAGCGGGCATCACGTTTATTTTTGTGACCCACGACCAAGAAGAAGCAATGACAATGAGTGACCGCATCGCCGTATTCAACGAAGGGCGTATCGAGCAGCTGGGTACACCAGTAGAGGTGTATGAAAAGCCGGCCTCATCGTTTGTTGCAGGTTTCTTGGGGGTGTCCAACCTTCTCTCAGGAGATCAAGCCAAAGCTCTGGTGGGTCGGGACGAACTGGTCAACCTGCGCCCCGAACGCCTGCGCTTACACGCCTCCGATTATGTTGCCGCCGCCGGTGAAACCACCACGGAAGGCGTCGTCACCGAAGTCATCTACACCGGTGCACACACTAATTTTGTTGTCCAGGCGCAAGCCGATTCACGCCTCATTGCGACGTCGCTCAATGAGGAATCGCCTGAACAACTCCACAGCTTTGTCCCTGGCGACAAAGTCGTTGTGGCGTGGCGCAATCACCACGTCGCAACAATCCCCGCATAA
- a CDS encoding ABC transporter substrate-binding protein gives MRGNKLAAASLFAASAVVLSACATDSGELTLDVPDVPMIEELGDFEGELNIVNWSGFVEPAWTDQFTADTGCVVNARVAGTSDEMVTLMRTGEYDLVSASGDAALRLIVGGDVQPLNMELIPNFGDDIAEGMKGQIYDTVNGNPYGVPIGRGANLLQYNEDVTGGEPESWDVVWESDSPYAGKITAYDAPIYIADAAVYLMYHEPELGIENPYALDDTQLAAAVDLLKQQNEIIGEYWADPVAQITSFVGGNTVVGTSWEVLRKFADSPNLKTTLPIEGSTGWFDAWLLSTTSPNTACAYAWMDYTSQPDVNGAIAMNFGMAPANLAFCATSEEAQAHCDEFAAEDEAFFDRIWAWTTPIEQCIDGRTDVTCTSFQDWTNAWLTVKG, from the coding sequence ATGAGAGGAAACAAGCTGGCAGCAGCATCGCTTTTTGCTGCATCAGCGGTGGTGCTGAGCGCCTGCGCCACCGACAGCGGAGAGCTCACCCTCGATGTGCCCGATGTACCAATGATTGAAGAACTGGGTGACTTCGAAGGTGAACTGAACATCGTTAACTGGTCCGGGTTCGTTGAGCCTGCATGGACCGATCAGTTCACAGCAGACACCGGCTGTGTCGTCAACGCTCGCGTTGCCGGTACATCCGATGAAATGGTGACGCTGATGCGTACCGGCGAGTACGACCTGGTCTCCGCATCAGGTGACGCCGCACTGCGCCTCATCGTCGGTGGAGACGTACAGCCACTGAACATGGAACTGATCCCCAACTTCGGCGATGACATCGCTGAGGGCATGAAAGGTCAGATTTATGACACCGTAAACGGCAACCCTTACGGTGTGCCCATCGGTCGTGGCGCCAACCTCCTGCAGTACAACGAGGATGTCACCGGTGGCGAACCAGAAAGCTGGGACGTTGTCTGGGAATCTGACAGCCCCTACGCCGGAAAAATCACCGCATACGACGCACCGATTTACATCGCTGACGCCGCGGTCTACTTGATGTACCACGAGCCCGAGCTCGGCATTGAGAACCCCTACGCACTGGATGACACCCAGCTTGCCGCTGCCGTTGACCTGCTGAAGCAGCAAAACGAGATCATCGGCGAGTACTGGGCTGACCCTGTCGCGCAGATCACTTCCTTCGTAGGAGGAAACACCGTTGTGGGTACGTCGTGGGAGGTTTTGCGCAAGTTCGCTGACAGCCCGAACCTGAAGACCACTCTTCCCATTGAGGGTTCGACTGGTTGGTTTGACGCGTGGTTGCTCAGCACCACTTCACCCAACACCGCCTGCGCTTACGCGTGGATGGACTACACCAGCCAGCCCGACGTGAATGGTGCAATCGCCATGAACTTCGGTATGGCCCCTGCGAACCTCGCGTTCTGCGCGACGAGCGAGGAAGCCCAAGCTCACTGTGATGAATTTGCTGCCGAAGATGAAGCATTCTTCGACCGCATCTGGGCCTGGACCACTCCCATCGAGCAGTGCATTGATGGACGCACCGACGTCACCTGCACCAGTTTCCAAGACTGGACGAATGCGTGGTTGACCGTTAAGGGTTAA
- a CDS encoding ABC transporter permease: protein MTERSPHRDDDTQSADNPSATATVAEAEPRSTEPVTGLHEHSRPLSTYLFQRTRVRLISLLALPMTWLVGIYIVSLVLLLVTAFWVVNPFTSRVTPGFTLDNFVSIFTVPAYLSTSLRTLGMALAVTALSILFAVPLGIYMAKLASPMMRNLLAVAITLPLWAGYLVKILAMRLVFTENGFINWALGPLGVESPGFNVWIAIVTLTYLWFPYMALPVFTAIRQIPNSLFDASADMGARSFGTIFRVVIPLIVPAIIAGSVFTFSLSLGDYLAARFTGGATQMIGSIIASNINLNPPVAAAFSMVPIAFVVMYLMVARRTGSLERM, encoded by the coding sequence ATGACAGAGCGCTCACCACACCGCGACGATGACACGCAGTCGGCTGACAACCCGTCAGCTACCGCAACCGTCGCCGAAGCCGAGCCTCGCTCCACCGAACCTGTCACTGGCCTGCACGAGCACTCAAGGCCCCTTTCGACTTACCTTTTCCAACGCACCCGCGTACGCCTGATCAGCCTCCTGGCTCTGCCCATGACATGGCTTGTCGGCATCTACATCGTTTCCCTGGTCTTACTACTTGTGACCGCTTTCTGGGTGGTCAACCCCTTTACTTCCCGCGTGACTCCGGGCTTCACGCTCGACAACTTTGTGAGCATCTTCACCGTTCCCGCCTACCTCTCGACGTCCCTTCGGACTTTGGGAATGGCGCTCGCCGTGACAGCACTTTCCATCCTTTTCGCTGTCCCTCTGGGTATCTACATGGCGAAACTCGCGTCACCGATGATGCGAAACCTGCTTGCCGTTGCCATCACACTGCCTTTATGGGCCGGCTACCTGGTGAAAATTCTCGCTATGCGCCTGGTATTTACCGAAAACGGCTTCATCAATTGGGCCCTTGGCCCACTGGGTGTTGAAAGCCCAGGGTTTAACGTCTGGATAGCGATCGTGACCCTGACCTACCTGTGGTTTCCCTACATGGCACTTCCGGTGTTCACCGCCATCCGCCAAATCCCCAACAGCCTTTTTGATGCGTCTGCCGACATGGGCGCACGCTCGTTTGGAACCATCTTCCGCGTCGTCATTCCCCTGATTGTTCCGGCGATTATCGCCGGATCGGTGTTTACTTTTTCACTCAGCCTGGGTGACTACTTAGCCGCCAGGTTTACCGGCGGCGCGACCCAGATGATTGGGAGCATCATTGCCTCCAACATCAACTTGAACCCCCCTGTTGCCGCTGCCTTCTCGATGGTGCCGATTGCCTTTGTGGTGATGTACCTGATGGTGGCACGGCGCACCGGGTCTCTGGAGAGGATGTAG
- a CDS encoding ABC transporter permease produces MLQMSKSAKLGLLGLVLFVLIFMYTPLFVVIANSFNSARLSAWPIEQLTLDWWIFAATYEPIRMALLNSFIVASIAMVFAAILGTLVAFALSRYDFFGKSTVNLLVVLPIALPGVVTGVAFSNTYSNFLSPIGIDVGYFGLIVSHATFCIVMVFNNVFARLKRMNPSMQEASMDLGAGLWETFRLVTFPQFRSSFIAGALLAFALSFDEVYVTIFTAPPGVDTLPLWILKEMARPNQASVVNVVATVVILLSLIPVYISQRLAREDDAR; encoded by the coding sequence ATGCTGCAGATGTCGAAGTCGGCAAAGCTTGGCCTGCTCGGACTGGTCCTGTTTGTCCTGATTTTCATGTACACCCCACTGTTCGTGGTCATTGCCAATAGCTTCAACAGCGCCAGGCTTTCCGCCTGGCCCATTGAACAGCTCACCCTTGACTGGTGGATATTTGCGGCCACCTATGAACCGATTCGTATGGCGCTGTTGAATTCGTTCATTGTGGCCAGTATCGCGATGGTCTTTGCCGCCATTTTGGGGACCCTGGTGGCTTTTGCCCTGAGCCGCTACGACTTTTTCGGCAAAAGCACCGTCAACCTGCTCGTTGTGTTGCCCATTGCACTACCCGGTGTGGTCACCGGTGTGGCTTTTTCCAACACCTACTCCAACTTCCTCTCCCCCATCGGTATCGATGTGGGCTACTTCGGCCTAATCGTTTCCCACGCCACGTTCTGCATCGTCATGGTGTTCAACAACGTGTTCGCGCGACTAAAACGCATGAACCCCAGCATGCAAGAAGCCTCAATGGACCTCGGTGCCGGTTTGTGGGAAACGTTCCGCCTGGTCACCTTCCCCCAGTTTCGCTCTTCCTTCATCGCCGGAGCACTGCTCGCTTTCGCCCTTAGTTTCGACGAAGTGTATGTGACGATTTTTACCGCCCCACCAGGGGTGGACACCCTGCCGCTGTGGATTTTGAAAGAAATGGCCAGGCCCAACCAGGCCAGCGTCGTCAACGTGGTTGCCACAGTTGTGATCTTGCTGTCGCTAATCCCCGTCTACATCTCACAGCGCCTTGCCCGTGAGGATGACGCGAGGTAG
- a CDS encoding putative quinol monooxygenase produces MGTELSHNEGQKTVIAVATAKSGKEAELFTQLTMVAEGSWDEAGVVKYLVHRDSEVPGRFFMVEVYESEDAFQQHLASDHVRSLLEKLPDLLETDLAVNQGHIVPTSDNAKATF; encoded by the coding sequence ATGGGCACTGAATTGTCACACAACGAAGGACAAAAGACGGTAATTGCTGTCGCTACGGCTAAAAGCGGCAAAGAAGCCGAGCTGTTCACCCAGCTCACTATGGTCGCTGAAGGCTCCTGGGATGAAGCGGGAGTAGTGAAGTACTTGGTTCACCGAGACAGCGAAGTTCCGGGCCGTTTTTTTATGGTGGAGGTATACGAATCAGAGGACGCTTTCCAACAACACTTGGCCTCCGACCATGTGCGGTCACTTCTAGAGAAGCTTCCTGACCTGCTGGAAACAGATCTGGCTGTCAACCAAGGCCACATTGTGCCGACCTCCGACAACGCGAAGGCAACGTTCTAG
- a CDS encoding aminopeptidase produces MSPDSRWADLARQLARGTQLSAGDKASIFMTDAGAMPAVEAFVEECYRCGAEPAVLLTTDEFDRAALRHLPDEVLHIAPGLELAAMEWSDVHVSFRSMVPPGPNLSPRRSALQRRGKGLVSQARWESTRWCLVRVPTPEWADFIGEDFSQVQEEFFAGTLADWDALSSQQSDLCEHLNSATWVRVTSTDTDLTFGVKGRSWVGFAGEANLPDGEVATAPLDDEVDGHITFPGTFWFAGVAISDLRLVFERGLVVSAEASEGADFVTTLLESDPGARRVGELGIGTNSLIRTFTGDLLIDEKIMGTMHLALGRAYPECGGINESSIHWDIVKDLRSQGGAVESDVGTLISGGAPGALLAPFAD; encoded by the coding sequence GTGAGTCCTGATTCACGATGGGCCGACCTTGCCAGGCAGCTCGCCCGCGGGACACAGCTCTCCGCGGGGGACAAAGCGTCCATCTTCATGACCGATGCCGGCGCGATGCCTGCAGTAGAAGCCTTTGTGGAGGAATGTTATCGCTGCGGTGCTGAGCCGGCGGTTTTGCTCACTACTGATGAATTTGATCGGGCCGCGCTTCGACACCTTCCAGATGAGGTGCTCCACATTGCGCCTGGTCTCGAGCTGGCCGCGATGGAGTGGTCGGACGTTCACGTATCTTTTCGCTCGATGGTGCCTCCCGGGCCGAATCTGAGCCCGAGGCGCTCCGCACTGCAGCGGCGAGGAAAAGGCCTTGTGTCCCAGGCCCGCTGGGAGAGCACGCGTTGGTGTCTAGTGAGAGTCCCCACCCCTGAATGGGCCGACTTTATTGGCGAAGACTTTTCTCAGGTCCAGGAGGAGTTCTTCGCTGGGACATTGGCTGATTGGGATGCGCTATCGAGTCAGCAGTCAGATCTCTGCGAGCACTTGAACTCGGCGACGTGGGTGCGGGTGACCTCTACCGATACCGACCTTACATTTGGCGTCAAAGGGCGCTCTTGGGTGGGGTTTGCAGGCGAAGCTAACCTGCCCGATGGAGAAGTGGCCACGGCGCCGTTGGATGACGAGGTCGATGGCCACATCACCTTTCCGGGGACATTCTGGTTTGCAGGAGTGGCAATTTCCGACCTTCGGTTGGTTTTTGAGCGCGGGCTGGTGGTTTCGGCCGAAGCGTCTGAAGGGGCCGACTTCGTCACCACCCTGCTGGAGTCTGACCCGGGTGCGAGACGGGTCGGTGAACTGGGAATAGGAACCAACTCGTTGATCAGAACGTTCACGGGCGATCTCCTCATCGACGAGAAAATCATGGGCACCATGCATCTTGCCCTGGGACGCGCTTACCCTGAATGTGGCGGTATTAACGAGTCGTCTATCCACTGGGATATCGTGAAGGATTTGCGAAGCCAGGGGGGCGCCGTTGAGTCCGATGTGGGAACCCTAATCAGCGGAGGCGCTCCAGGGGCACTCTTGGCACCGTTCGCCGATTGA
- a CDS encoding FGGY-family carbohydrate kinase — MSPTKSYLGVDVGTFETKGVLVDDAGTVLAMATRGHGISTPADGHVEQDADLVWWAEVAAVCRDLMASDGAKNTVVQAMAVSAIGPCVLPIDENLRPLRPGILYGVDTRANEEIELLRDRLGDEEISRRSGNSLTSQSAGPKIMWISRNEPEVAAKTRWYVTSQSYLVAKLTGEVTMDHGTAGYFHPLYDLGAQQWDVAGCEDFVELAQLPRVTWATEIAGTVTPEASVETGVPEGVPVLVGTTDSPAEAVGAGVVAAGDIMMQYGSAGYMINVLAAPQPSADLWAAPFVFPGTFVAAAGTATAGTITRWVADLLDLDSTQGDAAMFSALIELAQQSPPGARGLLMLPHFSGERTPLQDPLARGVIHGLTLGHTRADVARAAIEGIAHSLSHAFLSFDDAGLPTGTITAIGGGTKNSILLASVSAVTGKDQVSIESVGAAFGDAVLAAYASGRFSSPQECMEWIRVKARQEPDPAISAVLVADHADYRELYEATRQLSHRRAVRG, encoded by the coding sequence ATGAGTCCGACGAAGTCTTACCTCGGAGTCGATGTCGGCACCTTTGAAACCAAAGGGGTCCTCGTCGATGACGCCGGCACAGTCCTCGCAATGGCCACCAGAGGCCACGGCATTTCCACGCCGGCCGACGGACACGTCGAACAAGACGCCGACCTGGTGTGGTGGGCTGAGGTTGCTGCTGTCTGTCGTGACCTGATGGCAAGTGACGGGGCTAAGAACACGGTCGTCCAAGCAATGGCGGTCAGTGCGATCGGTCCATGTGTCCTCCCAATAGATGAGAATTTGCGTCCACTTCGACCCGGAATTCTCTACGGCGTGGATACCCGCGCAAACGAAGAGATTGAATTGCTTCGCGACCGACTGGGCGACGAAGAAATCAGCCGTCGTAGCGGCAATAGTCTCACCAGCCAGTCCGCAGGGCCCAAGATTATGTGGATTTCACGTAATGAGCCTGAGGTTGCGGCAAAAACACGGTGGTATGTCACCAGTCAGAGTTATCTGGTGGCGAAACTCACCGGTGAAGTCACGATGGATCACGGCACCGCCGGGTATTTCCATCCGCTCTACGATCTAGGCGCCCAGCAATGGGACGTAGCCGGGTGTGAAGACTTTGTTGAGCTAGCTCAGCTTCCCCGTGTGACCTGGGCAACCGAAATTGCCGGAACGGTCACACCTGAAGCGTCTGTGGAAACCGGGGTTCCCGAGGGTGTTCCTGTCTTAGTGGGGACTACCGATTCACCGGCAGAAGCAGTCGGCGCAGGAGTGGTCGCAGCTGGCGACATCATGATGCAGTACGGTTCCGCCGGGTACATGATTAACGTCTTGGCGGCACCACAACCCAGTGCTGATCTGTGGGCGGCGCCATTTGTCTTCCCAGGCACCTTCGTTGCGGCTGCCGGAACGGCAACCGCTGGCACCATCACCCGCTGGGTCGCCGATTTGCTTGACTTGGACTCAACCCAAGGGGATGCCGCGATGTTTTCCGCGCTAATCGAATTGGCCCAGCAATCGCCTCCCGGAGCGAGAGGCCTCTTGATGCTTCCGCATTTCAGCGGTGAGCGTACGCCTCTTCAGGACCCCTTGGCTCGAGGTGTCATTCACGGGTTGACGCTCGGTCATACCCGCGCGGATGTGGCCAGAGCGGCAATCGAGGGAATTGCTCACTCTCTGTCACATGCTTTCCTCAGTTTCGATGATGCAGGTTTACCCACGGGCACGATTACCGCAATCGGCGGAGGCACCAAGAATTCCATCCTGCTCGCATCGGTTTCGGCGGTAACCGGCAAAGATCAAGTCTCTATTGAAAGTGTGGGAGCCGCATTCGGTGATGCTGTTCTGGCGGCCTATGCGTCGGGGCGTTTCTCGAGCCCCCAAGAGTGCATGGAATGGATTCGGGTGAAAGCCCGGCAAGAACCCGACCCAGCAATCTCCGCTGTACTCGTCGCGGATCATGCTGACTACCGTGAACTCTATGAAGCAACTAGGCAACTGTCGCACCGTAGGGCGGTCAGGGGGTGA
- a CDS encoding BtpA/SgcQ family protein: MSWLTEVFSAPKPVIAMCHMKPLPGDPSYDSASGMAYLVESTRKEMLALQAGGVDAVMFSNEFSLPYLTETEPITAISMARIIGEISHELSIPFGVNVLWDAQASIDLAVATGASFVREIFTGVYASDFGLWNTNVGRTARRQRAVDGQAVRLLYNIVPEAASYLGERSIEQITKSTVFNCKPDGLCVSGLTAGAATDATVLQRVKDYAGDTPVIVNTGVREDSAYELLSIADAAVVGTYFKRDGVFENEADTTRVERLMAEVTRLRADLAGK, encoded by the coding sequence TTGTCCTGGTTAACCGAAGTATTTTCTGCGCCCAAGCCTGTCATCGCGATGTGTCACATGAAGCCTCTGCCGGGGGATCCGTCCTACGACAGTGCTTCCGGCATGGCCTATCTTGTCGAGTCAACTCGGAAAGAGATGCTGGCCCTTCAGGCTGGTGGTGTTGATGCCGTGATGTTTTCCAACGAATTCAGCCTCCCCTACCTAACCGAGACGGAGCCGATCACCGCCATATCGATGGCGAGGATCATTGGCGAAATTTCACACGAATTGTCGATACCTTTCGGGGTCAACGTGTTGTGGGATGCTCAAGCCTCCATCGATCTAGCAGTGGCGACTGGGGCATCATTCGTCCGAGAAATCTTTACCGGCGTCTACGCGTCAGACTTTGGCCTGTGGAACACCAACGTGGGAAGGACGGCAAGGCGTCAGCGAGCAGTCGATGGCCAGGCCGTTCGTTTGTTGTACAACATTGTTCCCGAAGCCGCTAGTTACTTAGGTGAGCGAAGCATTGAACAGATCACGAAATCTACGGTGTTCAATTGCAAGCCTGACGGTTTGTGTGTCTCCGGCCTGACGGCAGGAGCGGCCACAGATGCAACAGTGCTCCAGCGGGTCAAGGACTATGCAGGGGACACCCCGGTCATCGTCAACACCGGTGTTCGTGAGGACAGCGCCTACGAGTTGCTGTCCATTGCGGATGCGGCCGTTGTTGGAACCTACTTCAAGAGGGACGGCGTGTTTGAGAACGAAGCAGACACCACTCGAGTGGAGCGGTTAATGGCTGAAGTGACACGCTTGAGAGCCGATCTAGCGGGCAAATGA
- a CDS encoding NAD(P)-dependent oxidoreductase: protein MAQIGFIGMGTMGQGMALNLAKAGHTVKTWNRTPFDSRALGAEPAATMAEAMSGADYVMYCLGDDRAVEDVVFGPEGVLANVESSQVVIDLSTIDPETSAKESAAFAEKGVKFLDAPVFGSKGETNAGGLWIVVGGPREVFESAAEVLDPISETTHYMGESGSGAKMKLVGNLIVAAQLEALGESLTLAKKAGLNLVDVLGVLKVTDFKSPIFDGVGAAVVAGDYSPSFALKWMLKDANLVVAFAERLGAPVPATRSTRTTIEKAIAEGWGEENASALIKALSKEGGVDLAS from the coding sequence ATGGCACAAATCGGATTTATCGGCATGGGCACAATGGGTCAGGGAATGGCCCTCAATCTCGCCAAGGCCGGTCACACGGTGAAGACCTGGAATCGCACGCCCTTTGATTCTCGCGCTCTAGGAGCAGAACCTGCGGCAACCATGGCAGAAGCCATGAGTGGCGCGGATTACGTCATGTATTGCTTGGGCGATGACCGGGCCGTGGAAGATGTTGTCTTCGGCCCTGAGGGAGTGTTGGCGAACGTTGAGAGTTCACAGGTCGTCATCGATCTTTCGACGATTGATCCTGAGACTTCCGCCAAGGAATCCGCTGCATTTGCGGAAAAAGGCGTCAAGTTCTTGGACGCGCCGGTGTTCGGCTCCAAAGGAGAAACGAATGCTGGGGGCCTATGGATTGTGGTGGGAGGTCCCCGTGAGGTCTTTGAGAGCGCGGCAGAAGTATTGGACCCCATCAGCGAAACAACTCACTACATGGGTGAATCGGGCAGCGGTGCAAAGATGAAGTTGGTTGGCAACCTCATCGTGGCTGCGCAACTCGAAGCTCTGGGTGAATCACTGACGCTAGCGAAAAAAGCCGGCCTGAACCTGGTTGATGTGCTCGGTGTGCTCAAGGTGACCGACTTCAAGTCGCCCATTTTTGACGGAGTAGGTGCCGCTGTGGTCGCTGGAGATTATTCTCCAAGCTTCGCTCTGAAGTGGATGTTGAAAGACGCGAACCTCGTGGTCGCTTTTGCCGAGCGCCTCGGTGCACCAGTGCCGGCTACTCGGTCAACGAGGACCACTATCGAGAAAGCCATCGCAGAAGGTTGGGGCGAAGAGAACGCATCGGCATTGATTAAGGCGCTTTCGAAAGAAGGTGGCGTCGACCTCGCTTCCTAA
- a CDS encoding DAK2 domain-containing protein, translating into MDSARLKIAIKNALGDLVDYENELRDLDAALGDGDLGITVAAGSRAVIDALDGLPETATPTDIARTCAATFADANPSTMAALVAGGLLAGSKTWEGKDTISVADAALFVQAAADSIAKRGRSQVGDKTILDAIYPAAEALGDAASVDDALPSAVAAAEKAVQDTKSMQSMRGRASWLQERSIGLQDPGATAFWYLLRSWQKTNAN; encoded by the coding sequence ATGGATTCTGCACGACTAAAAATTGCCATCAAGAACGCCCTTGGGGATCTCGTCGACTATGAAAATGAACTGCGAGACCTTGATGCCGCGTTGGGCGACGGTGACCTGGGAATTACGGTCGCTGCCGGATCGCGAGCGGTAATCGACGCATTGGATGGGCTTCCTGAAACCGCAACACCCACCGACATCGCGAGGACGTGTGCGGCGACTTTTGCCGACGCGAACCCTTCCACGATGGCGGCTTTGGTCGCGGGAGGCCTCCTCGCTGGTTCGAAGACGTGGGAAGGCAAGGACACCATCAGTGTGGCTGATGCTGCCCTTTTCGTTCAGGCCGCGGCGGATAGCATCGCAAAGCGAGGGCGTTCCCAAGTGGGGGATAAGACCATACTTGACGCCATCTACCCCGCTGCCGAAGCACTTGGTGACGCAGCTTCGGTCGATGACGCACTCCCCAGCGCTGTCGCTGCCGCTGAGAAAGCTGTTCAAGACACGAAGAGTATGCAGTCCATGAGGGGTCGCGCCTCATGGCTTCAGGAGCGCAGCATCGGGCTCCAGGATCCAGGCGCCACCGCCTTTTGGTATCTATTGCGTTCTTGGCAGAAGACGAACGCCAACTAG
- a CDS encoding dihydroxyacetone kinase subunit DhaK — translation MRKIINDPEAFVDEMIEGIVLAHPELVKTPTDDPRILVRADAPVAGKVGIVTGGGSGHLPLFKGYVGTGLASGVAIGNVFSSPSAKQCFEATKAVNGGAGVLYLYGNYGGDVLNFDLAADMADLEGISTETVLGCDDVASQPRERARDRRGVAGIFFAFKAAGAAAERGDSLAEVAAVAQDIVDHTATMGIGLSPTIFPVTGQASFELPEGEMEVGIGIHGEPGIHRGELESADAIVDRLVDPLVTDLSLTEGDRVAVLVNGLGSTPLEELYIMYRRVNQVLSERKISVEKVYVGEYATSLEMAGASISLLALNDDRKALLDAPAQSPFFQEG, via the coding sequence ATGAGAAAGATCATTAATGACCCTGAGGCCTTCGTAGACGAAATGATCGAGGGAATCGTCCTCGCGCACCCCGAGTTGGTGAAAACCCCCACCGATGATCCTCGGATCCTGGTTCGAGCGGATGCTCCGGTCGCCGGCAAGGTCGGTATCGTCACCGGAGGAGGATCTGGGCACCTGCCCCTGTTCAAAGGGTACGTGGGAACGGGTCTTGCTTCTGGTGTAGCCATCGGAAACGTGTTTTCTTCGCCTTCGGCGAAGCAATGTTTTGAAGCGACCAAAGCTGTCAACGGTGGGGCAGGTGTGCTTTACCTTTACGGCAACTACGGCGGGGACGTCTTAAACTTCGACCTCGCAGCCGATATGGCTGACCTCGAGGGCATCTCGACCGAGACCGTTCTTGGCTGCGACGATGTGGCGAGCCAGCCTCGCGAGAGAGCCCGCGATCGACGTGGCGTAGCAGGAATTTTCTTTGCGTTTAAAGCAGCGGGTGCTGCAGCGGAAAGAGGCGACAGTTTGGCAGAGGTCGCGGCTGTGGCCCAAGACATCGTCGATCACACGGCCACAATGGGAATTGGGCTCTCACCGACAATCTTTCCGGTGACAGGTCAGGCGAGCTTCGAGTTGCCAGAGGGTGAAATGGAAGTGGGTATCGGAATTCACGGAGAACCCGGAATTCACCGCGGTGAGCTGGAGTCAGCAGACGCCATTGTCGACCGTCTCGTCGATCCGTTGGTGACTGACCTGTCCCTCACAGAAGGCGACCGTGTTGCAGTGCTCGTCAATGGTCTCGGCTCTACTCCATTGGAAGAGCTCTACATCATGTACCGGCGGGTCAATCAGGTGCTATCTGAGCGAAAAATCAGCGTTGAAAAGGTCTATGTCGGTGAGTACGCGACATCACTAGAAATGGCGGGAGCATCAATTTCTTTGCTTGCGCTAAACGATGACCGCAAGGCACTACTCGATGCACCCGCTCAGTCACCGTTCTTCCAGGAAGGTTAA